Proteins encoded in a region of the Candidatus Margulisiibacteriota bacterium genome:
- the lysS gene encoding lysine--tRNA ligase, translated as MINRAQKLEGLRAGGVDPFRQTKFVRTHLAAEISKACAGLENEAAWPKEVVVAGRIMAIRNFKRLAFIHLEDESGKLQIMLSVDKLGPAEFEKFAKFIEVGDYLGISGDTFRTKTGEVTLGAESFTVLAKALRPLPEKWRGLQDDEVRQRQRYLDLASSPAVRERFRQRSQVVWLMREYLHNNGFMEVETPILQELHGGAAARPFVTHHNALDMELYLRIATELHLKRLIAGGYERVFEIGRVFRNEGIDRRHNPEFTSMEVYWAYADYEDMMRLTEQCVSSITSGIHGRTRVDYQGTPIDFTPPWKRLTMEEAVAQIGGVETMGISTEKLREIALQKGIPLEDSLGRGWIINTLFEVLVEKQLTQPTFVYRYPVETTPLAKRSPDDPNYVDRFEAYVAGMELANAFSELNDPLDQRARFEEQAAKLAGGDEEAQPFDEDFIQAIEIGMPPTGGLGIGIDRLAMVLTDSPSIRDVVLFPTMKHKEK; from the coding sequence ATGATAAACAGGGCCCAGAAGTTAGAGGGTTTGCGCGCCGGCGGCGTCGATCCTTTCCGTCAAACCAAATTTGTCCGCACCCATCTTGCCGCTGAAATAAGCAAGGCTTGCGCCGGCCTGGAAAATGAGGCGGCTTGGCCAAAAGAGGTGGTTGTCGCCGGTCGGATCATGGCGATAAGAAACTTTAAGCGGCTTGCCTTCATCCACCTCGAAGATGAATCCGGCAAGCTCCAAATTATGCTGTCGGTCGACAAGCTCGGCCCGGCTGAATTCGAAAAATTCGCTAAATTCATTGAGGTCGGCGATTATTTAGGGATCAGCGGGGACACCTTCAGGACCAAAACCGGAGAAGTTACTTTAGGGGCCGAAAGTTTTACCGTGCTGGCGAAGGCCTTGCGGCCTCTGCCGGAGAAATGGCGCGGCTTGCAGGATGATGAAGTCCGCCAGCGGCAAAGATATTTAGATCTGGCCTCGAGCCCGGCGGTCAGGGAGCGGTTTCGGCAGCGCAGTCAGGTCGTCTGGCTGATGCGGGAATATCTGCACAACAATGGTTTTATGGAAGTTGAAACCCCGATCCTGCAAGAACTGCACGGTGGGGCGGCCGCCCGTCCTTTTGTTACTCATCACAACGCCCTGGACATGGAATTATATCTGCGGATCGCCACCGAACTCCATCTTAAAAGATTGATCGCCGGCGGCTACGAGCGGGTGTTTGAAATCGGCCGGGTCTTTAGGAACGAGGGGATCGATCGAAGGCACAATCCGGAATTTACTTCCATGGAAGTCTACTGGGCTTACGCCGACTATGAGGACATGATGCGGCTGACGGAACAATGCGTTTCTTCCATCACCAGCGGGATTCATGGGCGAACCCGGGTTGATTATCAGGGGACGCCGATCGATTTTACCCCGCCCTGGAAGCGCCTGACCATGGAAGAGGCGGTGGCGCAAATCGGCGGGGTAGAGACCATGGGGATCAGCACCGAGAAACTGCGGGAAATCGCCTTGCAGAAAGGGATTCCTCTGGAAGATTCCCTGGGGAGAGGCTGGATCATTAATACCCTTTTTGAAGTACTTGTCGAAAAACAACTAACCCAACCTACGTTTGTTTACCGCTACCCGGTTGAAACGACTCCGCTGGCGAAACGGTCTCCCGACGATCCGAACTACGTTGACCGGTTTGAGGCCTATGTTGCCGGCATGGAGCTGGCCAACGCTTTTTCAGAGCTCAATGATCCGCTCGATCAGCGGGCCCGGTTTGAAGAGCAAGCCGCGAAACTGGCCGGTGGCGACGAAGAAGCCCAGCCTTTTGACGAAGATTTTATCCAAGCGATCGAGATCGGCATGCCGCCGACCGGGGGCTTAGGGATTGGGATCGATCGATTGGCCATGGTCCTGACCGATTCACCTTCGATCAGGGACGTTGTTTTGTTCCCGACGATGAAGCACAAAGAAAAATGA
- a CDS encoding bifunctional (p)ppGpp synthetase/guanosine-3',5'-bis(diphosphate) 3'-pyrophosphohydrolase, giving the protein MNELIQKVLSYNPSANIELLKKAFAFAEKVHTPHKRLSGESYIIHPLAVANILADLEQEVEVIAAAFLHDVVEDASVTSEELAEQFGPEIAKLVEGVTKLSQFSFVSREERQAENFRKMFVAMGEDYRVIVIKLADRLHNMKTLQFLSPEKQQETALETREIFAPLAHRMGMWQIKWQLEDLAFRYLEPEPYQMVREKVSLRYGEREQYINEFIVQLKELVNSVGIQPEIKGRAKHFFSIHRKMVEQRLDFEEIYDLFAVRVIVDKLKDCYVVLGLVHDAWKPIPGRFRDYIAMPKSNGYQSLHTTVIGASGRPVEVQIRTREMHRIAEYGVAAHWRYKEGSSTDKLLDQKMAWLRQMLEWQSELKDAKDFMESLKIDLVMEEVFVFTPKGDVFNMPINATPVDFAYRIHTEVGHRCVGAKVNGSILPLDHPLQQGDIVEIITGKKDNPSRDWLGFVKTAGARVKIKNWFKRLRLAEEKEMPPPPEPPKKEVPPPVTRKPRRGKGKSPIVVAGLENILVRMSKCCYPIPGEEIIGFVTHGRGIAIHRSNCKNVVRHEIIPDKVVKVVWEKNVDQFFPVQIEVEAFDRVGVLKDILEQISETGTNVATAKISTKRGTFAVLLLTVDVRNTEHLGRVVASIKKVTDVYTVKRK; this is encoded by the coding sequence ATGAATGAGCTGATTCAAAAGGTCCTTAGCTACAATCCCAGCGCCAACATCGAATTGCTGAAGAAAGCCTTCGCCTTTGCCGAAAAAGTCCACACCCCGCACAAACGGCTCTCCGGTGAATCGTACATTATCCATCCGCTCGCCGTCGCTAATATCCTGGCCGATCTCGAACAGGAAGTGGAAGTGATCGCCGCCGCTTTTTTGCACGACGTTGTCGAGGACGCCAGCGTTACTTCCGAGGAGTTGGCCGAGCAGTTCGGTCCGGAGATCGCCAAATTGGTCGAAGGGGTGACCAAGCTTAGCCAGTTTTCTTTTGTTTCCCGGGAAGAGCGTCAGGCGGAGAATTTCCGGAAAATGTTCGTGGCGATGGGGGAAGATTACCGGGTTATCGTTATCAAACTGGCTGACCGCCTCCACAATATGAAGACCCTCCAGTTCCTCTCCCCCGAAAAACAGCAGGAAACGGCGCTCGAGACGAGGGAGATCTTCGCGCCGCTCGCCCATCGGATGGGGATGTGGCAGATCAAATGGCAGCTTGAAGATCTGGCTTTTCGCTATCTTGAACCGGAGCCTTACCAAATGGTCAGGGAGAAGGTTTCTTTGCGGTATGGCGAGCGGGAACAATACATCAATGAATTTATCGTCCAATTAAAGGAGCTGGTCAACTCGGTCGGCATTCAGCCGGAAATAAAAGGGCGGGCCAAGCATTTTTTCAGCATCCACCGGAAAATGGTCGAACAGCGGCTCGATTTCGAAGAGATCTACGACCTGTTCGCCGTCCGGGTGATCGTCGACAAACTTAAGGACTGCTATGTCGTCCTGGGGCTGGTCCACGACGCCTGGAAACCGATTCCCGGCCGCTTCCGGGATTATATCGCCATGCCGAAATCGAACGGCTACCAGTCGCTCCACACGACGGTCATTGGCGCGTCCGGCCGCCCGGTCGAGGTCCAGATCCGGACCCGGGAGATGCACCGGATCGCCGAATACGGTGTCGCCGCCCACTGGCGTTACAAAGAAGGTTCGTCGACCGATAAACTGCTCGACCAGAAGATGGCCTGGCTCCGCCAGATGCTGGAGTGGCAGAGCGAGCTCAAAGACGCCAAGGATTTTATGGAAAGCCTGAAGATCGACCTGGTGATGGAAGAGGTCTTTGTTTTTACCCCGAAAGGCGATGTCTTTAATATGCCGATCAACGCCACGCCGGTCGATTTTGCCTACCGGATCCACACCGAGGTCGGCCACCGCTGTGTCGGGGCCAAGGTCAACGGTTCGATCCTGCCGCTCGATCATCCGCTCCAGCAAGGGGATATCGTCGAAATAATCACCGGAAAAAAAGACAACCCGAGCCGCGACTGGCTCGGCTTTGTGAAGACCGCCGGTGCCCGGGTCAAGATCAAGAATTGGTTCAAGCGTCTGCGGCTGGCCGAAGAAAAAGAAATGCCGCCTCCACCCGAGCCGCCTAAAAAAGAGGTCCCACCACCAGTTACCCGCAAGCCCCGCCGCGGCAAAGGGAAGAGCCCGATTGTCGTCGCCGGTCTGGAAAATATCCTGGTTAGGATGTCGAAGTGCTGTTACCCGATTCCGGGAGAGGAAATCATCGGTTTTGTCACCCACGGCCGGGGGATCGCCATCCACCGGAGCAACTGCAAGAACGTCGTCCGTCACGAGATCATTCCCGATAAGGTGGTTAAAGTTGTTTGGGAAAAGAACGTTGACCAGTTTTTCCCGGTCCAAATCGAAGTGGAGGCGTTTGACCGGGTCGGGGTCTTGAAAGATATCCTGGAGCAGATCTCCGAAACCGGGACCAATGTCGCCACTGCCAAGATCTCGACTAAAAGAGGGACCTTTGCCGTCCTGCTCCTGACCGTTGACGTCCGGAACACCGAGCACCTCGGCCGGGTCGTCGCCTCGATCAAAAAAGTGACCGACGTCTACACCGTTAAACGGAAATAG
- a CDS encoding class II aldolase/adducin family protein, with product MLDELKKIGSLMFREGLVSSHVGSMSVRHGEKIYITKRDVMLGELQDGDIVEVDLAGELGEASIELPAHRAIYRETKALAIIHAYPVSATAISITDNKVVPQDGEGLRLFHSAAIVRSHQAVGSDETVRLLPSFLQGTNVVAVVKGQGSFAIGKTLEEAYKFTSALESSCKILIAIRSSGSRPAPAVSISNNPNRDKPTQRRSAIPPGIGVMDRSRYHKR from the coding sequence ATGTTAGATGAGTTGAAAAAGATCGGTAGTTTAATGTTTCGGGAAGGGTTGGTCAGTTCGCACGTCGGCAGCATGAGCGTGCGCCATGGAGAGAAGATCTATATTACCAAGCGGGACGTGATGCTTGGTGAATTGCAGGACGGCGATATCGTGGAAGTCGACCTGGCCGGCGAGCTTGGCGAAGCTTCAATTGAGTTGCCGGCTCATCGGGCGATCTACCGCGAGACCAAAGCGCTGGCGATCATTCACGCTTATCCGGTCAGCGCGACCGCGATCTCGATCACCGATAATAAAGTCGTGCCGCAAGACGGCGAAGGGCTCCGCTTGTTCCATTCGGCGGCCATCGTCCGTTCCCACCAGGCGGTCGGTTCCGACGAAACTGTCCGGCTTCTCCCGTCGTTCCTGCAGGGGACCAACGTCGTGGCGGTCGTCAAGGGGCAGGGGAGTTTTGCCATCGGCAAAACACTGGAAGAAGCGTATAAGTTTACCTCGGCGCTGGAAAGTTCCTGTAAGATCCTTATCGCGATCAGGTCGTCCGGCAGTCGCCCGGCGCCGGCGGTCAGCATCAGTAATAATCCCAATCGGGACAAGCCGACTCAACGGCGGAGCGCCATTCCCCCGGGTATCGGGGTGATGGACCGGAGCCGTTACCATAAACGATGA
- a CDS encoding PfkB family carbohydrate kinase yields the protein MSVLIVGTIALDSIKTPFGDKKDILGGSAVYAAVASSFFAPTTLIGPVGNDFPKEHLAFLTSRDINCNALHKIDGPTFRWHGYYEYDMNQAHTVDTQLNILTQFDPVIPAGLRDTPYVFLANLDPELQLKVIAQLKKPKMIVADTMNFWIDSKRDVLHKLIKQVDLMVMNDGEIRQFMETPNIPLAARRLIELGCKGVIVKKGEHGALFFSKDGHFAAPSYPQEQLRDPTGAGDTFGGALIGYLAKSDDCGPENIRRAVVIGSVMASFNVEDFSLDRMKSLKPKEVRARFEEIRKCACFSELAESHWE from the coding sequence ATGTCAGTTTTGATCGTCGGGACGATAGCGCTTGATTCTATTAAGACTCCGTTCGGAGATAAAAAAGATATTCTGGGCGGCTCGGCCGTTTACGCCGCGGTGGCGTCGAGCTTCTTCGCGCCGACGACCTTGATCGGTCCGGTCGGCAACGACTTTCCCAAAGAACACCTGGCCTTCTTAACGTCGCGGGACATTAACTGCAACGCTTTGCACAAGATCGACGGGCCGACTTTTCGCTGGCATGGTTACTATGAATATGACATGAACCAGGCCCACACCGTCGACACCCAGCTTAATATTCTGACGCAGTTCGACCCGGTTATTCCGGCCGGACTGCGGGACACCCCTTATGTTTTTCTGGCCAATCTTGACCCCGAGCTGCAACTCAAGGTCATCGCCCAGCTGAAAAAACCGAAAATGATCGTCGCCGACACAATGAACTTCTGGATCGATTCGAAACGGGACGTTTTGCACAAGCTGATCAAGCAAGTCGACCTGATGGTCATGAACGACGGCGAGATCCGCCAGTTTATGGAAACCCCGAACATTCCGCTGGCTGCCCGGCGCCTGATCGAACTCGGCTGTAAAGGCGTGATCGTCAAAAAAGGCGAGCATGGCGCGCTCTTCTTCAGCAAAGACGGACATTTTGCCGCGCCCTCTTATCCGCAAGAACAACTGCGCGATCCGACCGGAGCGGGGGATACTTTCGGCGGCGCTTTGATCGGTTATCTCGCTAAAAGCGACGATTGCGGTCCGGAGAACATCCGCCGCGCGGTCGTCATCGGGTCGGTCATGGCCTCGTTCAACGTCGAAGATTTTAGTCTCGACCGGATGAAAAGCCTCAAACCAAAAGAGGTCCGCGCCCGGTTCGAGGAGATCAGGAAGTGCGCTTGTTTCAGCGAGTTGGCCGAATCACACTGGGAATAA
- the proC gene encoding pyrroline-5-carboxylate reductase — MKIAFIGSGKMAEALIARLTSHRIIIADIDRSRLKSLNGKYAAKIASNNQQAANAAEVVILAVKPQQLAGVLDEIGGNGAGKRNKLIISIAAGIPLAYLQKKLPGYPIVRVMPNNPCLVGAGMSALAKGRGVAPKQFKLAESIFKLVGETVVVPEKLLDAVTGLSGSGPAYIYAVLEALIDGGKKVGLPGPLAKKLALQTVFGAAQTAKESRIEPRVLREMVTSPGGTTMEGLAVLKARKVQEAFVAAVSAATQKSKVLSKRWAI; from the coding sequence ATGAAAATAGCGTTTATCGGTTCCGGGAAAATGGCCGAGGCCCTGATCGCCCGCCTCACTTCCCACCGGATAATTATCGCCGATATTGACCGGTCCCGTCTAAAATCGTTGAACGGTAAATATGCCGCTAAGATTGCTTCGAATAATCAGCAGGCGGCAAACGCCGCTGAAGTCGTAATTCTCGCGGTCAAGCCGCAGCAGCTGGCCGGCGTCCTGGACGAGATCGGGGGGAATGGGGCCGGCAAACGGAATAAATTGATCATCTCGATCGCGGCCGGGATCCCGTTGGCTTATTTGCAAAAAAAGCTTCCCGGTTATCCGATCGTTAGAGTAATGCCGAACAACCCTTGCCTGGTCGGGGCCGGCATGTCGGCTTTAGCGAAGGGGCGGGGAGTGGCGCCGAAACAATTTAAACTGGCCGAATCGATCTTTAAACTGGTCGGGGAAACGGTCGTTGTGCCGGAAAAATTGTTGGACGCGGTCACCGGGCTTTCCGGTTCCGGACCAGCCTATATTTACGCCGTGCTGGAAGCGCTGATCGACGGGGGAAAGAAAGTCGGCCTGCCCGGTCCGCTGGCTAAAAAACTGGCGCTGCAAACTGTCTTTGGCGCTGCCCAGACCGCCAAGGAAAGCCGGATCGAACCGCGAGTTTTACGGGAAATGGTCACTTCTCCCGGCGGGACGACAATGGAAGGGTTGGCGGTCCTAAAGGCCCGAAAAGTTCAGGAAGCTTTTGTTGCCGCGGTTTCGGCTGCGACCCAAAAGTCAAAAGTCCTTAGCAAACGCTGGGCGATTTAA
- the sepF gene encoding cell division protein SepF, with the protein MTDNILMRAKRFIGLEGEDFEEISENTQQVKLDHFIRVKKEAPRTDGDYEIGFFEPKIYEDSLNIATNLRSGSPVIVSLKHLDPSEGTRLIDFVCGTAYAIDGHMMKIGDSIFLFTPSAIRINSSEDRGNIGEEVGESKRDTFFSR; encoded by the coding sequence ATGACAGATAATATTTTGATGCGGGCCAAGCGGTTCATCGGACTTGAAGGTGAAGATTTCGAAGAGATCAGCGAGAACACCCAGCAGGTCAAGCTGGACCACTTTATCCGGGTCAAAAAAGAAGCCCCGCGGACCGACGGCGATTACGAGATCGGCTTTTTTGAGCCGAAAATTTACGAAGATTCGTTGAATATCGCGACTAATCTTCGTTCCGGCAGCCCGGTCATTGTCAGCCTGAAGCATCTCGATCCGTCGGAAGGGACCCGCCTGATCGATTTCGTTTGCGGGACCGCTTACGCGATCGACGGCCATATGATGAAGATCGGCGACTCGATCTTTCTTTTTACTCCCAGTGCCATCCGGATCAATTCCAGCGAAGACCGCGGGAACATCGGCGAAGAGGTTGGGGAAAGCAAAAGAGACACTTTCTTTTCCCGATGA
- a CDS encoding YggS family pyridoxal phosphate-dependent enzyme encodes MSIKENITLVRERIAAAAEKSGRSATDVTLLAVVKNISPELIEEALACGLTAVGENRIQEATLHYQALAAKYPQLQWHLIGHLQRNKVRQSLDMFDIIQSVDSERLVEEIDARSPQTNRWAGAPVPVLIEVNTSGEPSKFGVEYSKAIALIRFAAKFRLSVQGLMTMGPLTDDQALVRSSFRKLRELADQVKELGLPSVEMRYLSMGMSSDYEIAIEEGANLVRIGRAIFKGG; translated from the coding sequence GTGTCGATCAAGGAAAATATCACTTTAGTCCGGGAACGGATCGCGGCGGCGGCGGAAAAAAGCGGACGTTCCGCGACCGACGTGACCTTGCTGGCGGTCGTTAAGAATATCTCCCCTGAACTGATAGAGGAAGCCCTGGCTTGCGGCTTGACCGCGGTCGGCGAGAACCGGATCCAGGAAGCGACCCTCCATTATCAGGCCCTGGCGGCCAAATACCCTCAATTGCAGTGGCATTTGATCGGCCATTTACAACGGAACAAAGTTAGACAATCTCTTGACATGTTTGATATAATTCAGTCGGTTGATAGCGAGCGTCTGGTCGAAGAAATCGACGCGCGGTCGCCGCAAACCAACCGGTGGGCCGGCGCCCCCGTCCCCGTTCTGATCGAAGTTAATACTTCCGGTGAGCCATCGAAATTTGGCGTTGAATATTCGAAAGCGATCGCGCTTATCCGTTTTGCCGCCAAATTTCGATTGTCGGTTCAGGGCCTGATGACCATGGGGCCGTTAACCGACGATCAGGCCCTGGTCCGGTCCAGTTTCAGGAAACTAAGGGAACTGGCCGATCAGGTCAAGGAACTTGGCTTGCCGTCGGTTGAGATGCGTTATCTTTCCATGGGGATGTCGAGCGACTATGAGATCGCGATTGAAGAAGGGGCCAATCTGGTGAGGATTGGCCGGGCAATTTTTAAGGGAGGATAA
- a CDS encoding T9SS type A sorting domain-containing protein, with product MRKISWLFVFLFTIAIINYPNPFNPKAGQTTTFECTSDTAFNGTLYIYDMAAQLLLKRDLAVNAGTTSFGWNGYSDQNELVGSGVYLYFLSDKTRGRVGKGKSWVINR from the coding sequence ATGAGAAAAATCAGCTGGTTGTTTGTCTTTCTGTTTACCATAGCAATAATAAATTACCCTAACCCGTTCAATCCTAAAGCCGGACAAACCACGACCTTTGAATGCACTTCCGATACCGCTTTTAACGGCACCTTATATATATATGATATGGCGGCCCAGCTCTTACTGAAGCGCGATTTAGCCGTGAACGCGGGTACGACCAGCTTCGGCTGGAACGGCTACAGCGACCAGAACGAACTGGTCGGCAGCGGCGTCTATCTCTATTTCTTAAGCGATAAGACCCGCGGACGAGTAGGAAAAGGGAAATCGTGGGTCATCAATCGATGA